TCGACCAATGGTTTATTGGAATAAGTATATATACCGACTCTTAGTTTGTGGGAGAGTTATACCGACCAACAGTTTAACGGTGATAATGAACTTATAACGACACACATGTGACGCTATATTAATGTTGTGGTGTAGTGTCTGTACTTATAATTTTGGGCCAGTCAGGATGTATTTTagtccttttatttatttatttctttaTGACTATGGCAAAATCATCGATCTCAACTGAAGCTCGAGTACATACTATCTAGGGTAGAAGGATCAACAGCATTTTATATTTTTACTACACCAGGAACTTTTATAAGGTTGAAAGCCATTTTAAGATTCATCCAGATGTTTTCTAAGATAAACTTACTCACCTATGTTGACTCTCAAGGGCAAGCTTTCTCTATCTCTACGGTTTGGGTGCTATAGCATCTAGTGCTTAAATTATGTATAGTAACCCTAAATAAGAAATCAGCCTACTTTTACTAAAGCTAGCAATTTGAATGTTTCTTTTCCTACATATTTGAGATTTTTTGATAAATGTTCGGTGGTGcatttaaactctttcaacatgTTTCACTCGTACAAGACTATGGGCATGTTCGGTTGCTACGGAATGACCTCCTAGATTAATTCCCGGCCCGGAAtgctttgttaatttgaataaCCATCATCAGCAGGAACGGTTCTAGCTCGTTCCGGAACAACCGAACAAGCCCTACTAGGGATGTTCAGGTAAAAACATTAACGAGCTGTCCACACAAACATACTGTAGATGGTAGCTTTTTGGGAGGCCTCCAGCCAAACACGCCCATAATCCAGGATACGTTGCTTACACAATCATTGTGAGGTCCTTTCTACTAAAACGCAATGTGGTACTTCGTTGTGAGGCCCTTTCTACTAAAACGCAATTGTTTGACCAAACATTTTAGCATGGATTTGATTTTCTAATATGCTAAAATATTACTACGGCCCAAAACTTTATCAGCCCAATACACTCCCTTGAATAGAACAAATCCATTAGGGTTCCTCGCCCAACCTATAAATGCCACTCCGCCTCCACCACCTCCCTCGTCTGCCGCCGTATCACCCCCGGCTTAGGTTTAGCTCTCCTCTCCGCCGCCTCCAGCTGCGGGGAGCTCGCCAAAATGGTCGCCCACAGGGTAAGCTTCTTTCGGCGGCGCCGCCTTCTCCGCCTGCTCTCGATCCACCGCTTTGTTCCTCTTACCGCGGCTGCTGATCTGGGCCGCTTTTGTGTAATTTGTTTCTTCGACCCTGCAGTTCCATCAGTACCAGGTGGTGGGTCGCGCGCTGCCAACCCCCACTGATGAGCACCCCAAGATCTACCGCATGAAGCTCTGGGCTACCAACGAGGTCCGCTCCAAATCCAAGTTCTGGTCAGTGCCTTGTAGTCTAGTTGACGATGATACCGTGCTTATTTTGTTGCTTTGGTGTCTGTTTCGTGACAATGGCTTATGGCTTGGGTCTTGTGCGCGCGTAGGTACTTTTTGAGGAAGCTCAAGAAGGTTAAGAAGAGCAACGGTCAGATTCTCGCCATCAACGAGGTACGACCACTCCATATCTCTTAATGCTAATGATGGTGTTTTTGCTGAATTTGTGTGGATCATGTGGGTTTAGTATTTCGAACATTTAGGCAGATAGGTGTTGTAAGTGTGTTGCTTTTGCTGATTTTATTTATGTCGTGGAGTTGATGCCCTGGCTCACTAGTCACTACATTCCATCATTGTTAATTGGTTATTAAATGCAATAGATGAATGGTTTATGTTGCACAGTTTATTTAGAGGTGAGTAGCACAGGCAGACCTGTTTCAGTTGAGATCTGAGATTGCAGTGATGAACCTTGTCATCTGGGTTctcaaatgttggattgtggggATTTGGTTTGCCCTTGGATTACTTCAGCAGAGAGTGGGTGCTATTCTACTTGAGTGTCCGACAATGTACATTAGATGCACATCTACTGAAGGATCATTTCTTAAGAAATCGTCTACTACTTCTATTTGCATTGAGTTGTAACTTTTGTCTGTGTATTTCTTTTCAAGCAGCGTAAAAGTGAATATATCTTGGTGCACAAAGTACCTTTGATTACAACTTCAAGTATACCCCTTTATACTGCACAATCATATTATTTAAAATATTTTTAGTTGAAGGTTGATTAGTCAAAGTCAAATTAACAAGTAAATGCAAACGGGGTAATGCATGTTTACAATTTTCAGCATTAGAGTGCTTATGTCTTGAAGAGATTCCAACTAGCTGATGCATGACAATAGCTTGTTGGAGCTATGCCATTGTCCAATGTTAGACTTGCCACATAGTAGTCCTGTTCAATCATATTATGACCCACCTTACTTGCTATTTGTATGAACCCTTTTAATCAGACTATGTAATGAGATGTGGTAGTTTGGCATTATGACACTCTGATCAAGTATTTGGCTGTTGACTGATGCTTAAACTTTTTTGTGATTTTGTAAGTTGTCGAGTGGGTTTCCTGGTGGCATTTTGACTAGTGGATGTAGCTGTACCAGAACTAATGAGGATGGGTTTGCAATCCTTAAGTTAATTGTCTTCCAAGAGCCAATGGGGAAATTGGATTATTTAGGGATGTAGAAAATTGGTTTCTGTTCATCATTGGTCATCGAAGCACTTGTTCTCTGTAATTTAAATGTAGCGTTTGTTTTCTTTGTCATGTCTGCTTCTAAACATGCTTGTTCTTTCACAGATCTTTGAGCGTAACCCTACCACAATAAAGAACTATGGCATCTGGTTACGTTACCAGAGCAGGACAGGTTACCACAACATGTACAAGGAGTACCGTGATACCACCCTGAATGGTGCTGTGGAGCAGATGTACAATGAGATGGCTTCCCGTCACCGTGTGAGGTCACCCTGCATCCAGATCATCAAGACAGCAACAGTCGACTTCAAGCTCTGCAAGAGGGACAACACCAAGCAGTTCCACAATTCGAAGATCAAGTTTCCTTTGGTTTACCGCAAAGTCAGGCCACCAACCAGGAAGCTGAAGACCACCTTCAAGGCTTCCAGGCCCAACTTGTTCATGTGATCCAACTCACCCTGACACCCTCCCTAATCTATGAGCCTGACAGTCTGGAGGgttgctagttcaggttaatCGAATCTACATTCAACCTATTGTTTCTAAATTCTATAGTTGTAGGTCCATGCAGTGGCCTTTATTAGCTTGATGAATATCCCCATCCTTTACCATCTGCTGCCTTATAAATTATAATAGCCAGTTCAGATCTCATCTGCTTCAAACTTTACTCAAATGTCTAAATTGGTGTTTGCTTAAGGCAGTCTTCCCTGTGTCAAGTCAGTTGCAACATGATCTGGTCAACGTTGTTTTTACTCTTTACCCCTCCTTGTCATTTGCTAATCTTGCCGATTGCTTGTTTAATTGAATATATTTGCAATGCTATTAAAGTAGTAAAATTTGCTAGTTTGGTGTTGATGTTGTGACGTTTTGTGTTTCTAAAAAATGATCTCATTACTTAGGAGGGCAACTTTGCCAAGGTTACCAACTACAAATTTGGTTTCCTTTTTTTCCCTGTTGCCAATATCACTGTTGCTACTGGATGTTTGAACTTTCCAATTCATGAGCTATTTTATTTGGTTTCATGGATGAGTGTCCATGCCAACATTGTTTAGTAAAAGAACATTTCACCAGTGAAGTTGTATGAAACTTGCAGTGCTATGAATTCTCATGTATTCTTCTATTCTGTATCATAATCTGTTTCTTTTTGTGTGACATTGTGTAATCAATTTGTTTTTCCATTAGTGACATGATTGTGAGTTTTTTGCCTTGTATTTTGAATCCAAGTGTGTTAATATTTAGTCCTTCTGAGCATGTATGCTAGTTCGGTTTCTGATTACCATTGTAAATATTTTTCGGGCAACTTTGCCAAAGTTACCAATATTTACCTGGTTTCCTTTTTTCCCCTGTTGCCTATATCATCCATTGCTTGTTTGCCGTACTCAATTCACCTTCATGGTTTTATTGTAGGCATTCTGGCAAACATCAACTAGTTCGATATTTTGAATCCAAGTGTGTTAATATTTAGGCCTTCTGACCATGTGTACTGAATTTGGTTTCTGATTACCATTGTACATTTTTTCGGGCAACTTTGCCAAGGTTACCAATATTTACTTTGGTTTCCTTTTTTTCCCTGTTGCCTATATCATCCATTGCTTGATTGCCGTGCACAATTCACATTCATGGTTTTATTGTAGGCATTCTCGCAAACATCAACTAGTTCAACTATTTCCACCGGTTGTTTTCCCCCTGGGATCTGTAGTAGAGGTTTTCATGTGCTTAGCTTAAGTTCTTTTCCCTGAATTCACAAGATCAGGATCAACTCGTTATTGCATCTTTCTCAGTAATGATGCTTTTCCTCCCTGGTTGTTTATCGATTGTGGTACACTGGATTTAGATTGCATGGCTCGGAATAAATGTGATAAAAGTGATGGTCATTGTTGGAATTGAATTTCCCGAAGCTACACTGGATTTAGATTGCATGGCTCGGAATAAATGTGATGTGACCATTGTTGGAATTGAATTTCTTGGTCTCCAGAAGCTATTTGAAACTTGTTATTTGTTATTATTTGTGTTATGTTTGTATTGTTTTAGTGTTATATGGCTCGGAATGAATGTATGTATTATTTTAGTGTTATGTTTTTGGCTGTATTCTTGAGGCTGAATTATTTGTAAAGCGGTAAAGCCCCAGCTCAAGCGCAAAATGTTACAAAGAGCTGCCGTAAGTTTTTCGGCCGCATGCTCAATGAGATTTCCCAATTGCATGTATTTGCGCGATTGCAGTTTGTTCGCCATCTGATTTGCAGTCTCGTCTTCGACGAAAAACTGTTAGCTCGTAGACTCGTCTCATATTAGACGAAAGACTTAGCTCGTGGACTCGGTACCTGGCGTCCGATTTTTTTAAATGAGCTGACTCTCAGTTTAGTTTTTTTTGAGAAAGCTGACTCGCCGTTTGACGACACTAATTGTCCATGCTTGCCAGCCTAACAAGCCAGGGAAGTATGGTGCGAGTGGCCCAAGCGCCCTAGCGCATAAGCCCAACCCAACGGCCACTAGCTCATGCTCAAGAGGCATTTAATAGAATTTAATTAAAAAAATCTGTAGTTGACAAACACAGCATCAGAATTAAATCTAAGTGTACCTTTGCATTGCTTACGGTAAATCCTTAAAATAATACCTCGTATGTACATAATATATTTTGTTAACGAATATTTTTCTTGTGGAgataaaaaaaattgtttttttatTAAGCAATCGAATTTTCTAGAATCAAGAAATAATCTAGATTTACAAGAATATAATGTTCTAAATTTTGGACAATAGTATTTTAGAATTAGGAGAATAAATTAAGGCTTAAAATAATCTATCTATTCCATACTATAAAAGAGCAAAACATTTGAAAATAGCTTACCTCTGATTAGGATTCGTTGATTGATCTAATGGCCACGGCACACggttctctccctccctctctggtTTCTATCCCTCATGAATCTTCTGTTTTCATGCCACCTTACCCATTGATCATGCATGTGGGATTGCTTCCTTCTCCCGCGAACACCGATGCCGCAAGCGTGGCTCCCGCGTCAAACCCTAACGCGCCCAAGATCCCTAGAGTTGGCCTTAGTGCACTTTGGGAAGTGTCTCGACCTGCACCGTCGAATCCTCGCTCTCTTCTGTAAGAATGACCTCTCGATGAGGCGGTGCTTATCACGCACCACTCCATCCAGCGTTGGGGTATGCGGTGGTGCCCATTTTGCCGCAGTGCACGacacatctagcgatagggaacGTCGACGCTCTTGCGCCGGTGCAGGAGGACAACTGCTCTTCTTTGCGCTAGCGTCACGGGTTCGGAAGCGAAGGACCTTGTGCCGCTCCTGCTGTCAGTGTCCGTAGAGGAGAAGGTGGAGCGCGCGTGGACGCCCGAGAGATGGCTGGGATCCTTGTTGCTGGTGGTCGTGATGGTGGACAACTCAGAGCCCCCTTCCACATGCTGTGTTGCCGCTATGGTGCCGATGTGACATACATGCCCACGCTCCCGCACATCTTCTCCGAGAATGAGAAGTACAAGTCCATGGAGTTCACCACGTGCAAGGTGCAATTGGTTCATGGGAGCTTCTGATCCGCTACCATAATAACTGGGGTGTGATTTTAAGTTAAGGTGGATGATATTGTGGTATGCCTTATGCTTAATCGACCATTGCAAGACTAGTAGAATAATGGGAGCTTTGCTGTAGATGTGGGTATGGTTATGTAGTTTTGCGGTTTGACTTCAATACACTTCCAGATTTAAGTTGTGGGCAGGCAGAATTTACTAAATTACGCCTGATTGAACCAAAGGTTGCTTGAACATTAGGGTTGTTTGTTACATCATAGCCATATGTGTTGACACGTGCCGGTTCATCATGCACAAAATAATTCATTACAAACGGAAATATTTTGATGAAACCTTTGAGTAAACGCAACCAGAATACAAAGGCCTTCATGACTTTGCTAGGCTAGGTTTGACTAGAGATGATTATTAGTGAACTAGTGCAAGGCGCGCCCTCGCGGCGTTGGTGGGCACAGGAAAGATTTTGAAGACAGAAAAAACATGTTGGTAATAATAGGAGCAATAAGAGAGGTAGATATACATCCAGGACATGTATATTACATTTTGTACTGTAGATTTTTTGTACTGGTAGTTGTGTGTCTACAAACGTTACAATAAATAAGTTGACATAAAAAAATaaggaaaaaaaatcatgaaATCTTCAAATATCTTCTTCATAGAACTGGTGTCCATCAGCTTAGTTTATGGTAATCACCAGACTGCAATAGAAAGATCGAGAGAATATGACTGTTAGACACAGGAAATATATGTTTAGTTCATAGACTGGAAATATTGGATAAAAGCTGTAGCCAAGTATACACAGACAAAGGTTTGGTTCATGGTGTGGAGATTAGGTAGTGATACCCAAATATATACATAGATATCATTTGATGCAGAACTGATTTAAGAAGTGTTCAAATAGAGAGGGATAGCAAGGCGAAATGTAACTTTTTTATCACCCTATGCAAGGGAACAAGATGCATGAGTAGAGGCAGTGCAGAGCACGCCTTGCACAATGAGCATTCTGGAACCCAAGTGGTACCGTCCAAACCTTTTGGATTTTGGGTGTCACAGCAACCGAAACAACAGTTAGAATTTCTTATAGGTATCCATGAACACTAATCCCTGAAACATTCTTCTAAGGAGAAAATGCTAACATCTTGCCCTTTATTAGTCTGTTCTACTCCAGGCATTGATTAAAACCAGGAACATAATTTGATAAGTAAAATGTGAAATGCTATtgtcatgaataataaatagaaaCATCTATATGTCGATGTCCTTTAGCTATATTTAATTTGGTGCTCACTAGGTAGCAGCTTACAATAGAGATATGCAGAACAAAAGGTTAATTTCGGCCCTCATGTATAATCTAATGACTAACACAGAAAGCGACAAGGTCTTTGCTTCCAAGAAAGAATAATTCAGACTGGCAATCTTAAGAACACAGTAAACACTGAAATCAACGTTCGTAGGCAAAGAATTAAAACAAGCACGCGCAGGCAATACACAACCTTAAATCGACCGGCTCATTTTTTTTATTCTGGAGGCAAGCTAAGAAATAGAGCTTATGCTGAAACATTGGTAAGAGTCATAGTAATCTTAGCTTATACCTGTATTAATCAGTTTGAAAAAAGAACAGTAATTGAATCTGGAGGTAGCCATTAGGAGTGGGAAAACCGGAAATGAACAGGCATTTTTTATTTGCAATGAACTAATAAGTGTAAGTAGAGACTATTATATATAAGTCAATGATACACACACTGATCAAACAACTAATCAGCTTCATAACTTATTAGTGCAGAAGCATTAGTTTTTACCATTGTTTTTTAAAAGAAGCAAGCTTCACTGCAACattattatatataaaagaagtgTTTGGAGGGATGGAGCACGACTATTCTGAGGGAGCATCGTACCTTTCATGGAGCAGGACTGCAAGAGATATTAGATTGAGTAGGACAACCGCTGGACATGGAAAAATGAATGAGTAAAGATGATTCATCTTGCGTCACGAGATAAGAGAATATACAATCAAGTAAAGGATAAAAGAAATCATCCAACTGGTCTCCAAGTTGATGGCATAGGAAAGTCTGAAAAAAACTGCAGAAGCAAGCAGAGGAGTCACCCAAAAAAAAATAGAGCAAACTAAAGTTAGCCCAGCCCCTCTCCTTTCTCCAATAGCCCAAGGACTAAACTGTGATAGTAGTTATGTGAAGTTAAAGATTGCGCTGCCTTTGTGCCAATGGAAGCATAAGCAGCAGCAACAAAATGAACGCTAGAGACAGTAGTGACACTAACGCTGCAACAGGGCATGATGAGCAACTGTGGTAGAGTGGCCATGGAAATTGACCTGTGAATGCACCTGTGCGATGCAGTCAAGGGAGTAGACGACACAACTGATCATCACCTTGTCTAGAACCAGCTTGCCTCTGAGGGTTTCTTCGTATGCACACCGCTGCAGGCCACAGATATCCATTATCTTAAGCATTATAGAACCGCAGTCTATACTTATCCATACAAAATCATCACATTGTTAGTACCAGTTTTTTTCCCAGATGCATAATTCATCTGGCAATGTATTACAATTTAAAGCAAATAATATGTAGCTAAATTCAAATGACAGCTGATTTAATTCTCATAGGAAAAAAAAAGAGTCAATCAGATGTGAAAATTCTTAGAAAATAATCTTGCAGGATTAACTGTTTAAGAGAAGATTCATATAGTGATCATAATATTTGGACAAATTATACTAATTTATCAGATGAAGCAACCATCTTAAAAATGTAGCATAGATTATATTTTATAATCCAAGTATGACATTAAGCAATGGGCTACACTTCTCACCATTACCAAATAAGTAACACAAGGGCAGACCACTGAACAGCATCAATGCTTAGTTGTCATATATAGATTAATAAGATGTATACCCAATCAAAATGAGAATAGCGTGTATCGACATTAATGGTCACATCCATAATCAAGTTTTTTCTCTGGTACTGAAAAGCCACAGATCTCAGTGAAGAACAACACAGGCATAAAAAAATCAATCATCATCAAGAGGAAACAACAACAGCCCTAGAATTTAATACCCACACTGATCAATTGAACTGCAGTAAAATGTTCAAAGAAAGGAAAGAACTTGAATACATCGCACTGTGGCAGGAGGTAGCCTGTAATATTATCTAGTCGTTTCGACGAGCTAAAAAGTTCAATCTCTGAACTGACAAAAATACATGTGAGGTTTTTAAAAGTCCAGTTGCCGGTTTGTGATGAAACCTATCTAAAACCTCTACACCTGCAGCCATTTGATTTGAACATGCCGAAACACATATCGAAAGAACATTTGAAAATGTACCACAGGCTACCTTTCAGGTCAGAGACAGATTGAGGTTGCTGATTTCAGATAAGTTGAGCAGCATCAGAGCTTTTAGGTCCCTTGTTCTCTTCACGCTACCCTGTGGTCCAACATTTAGCGCAGGATCTCGAACAAATTAGAAATTGAGAAATGAAGCCAGTACGCCCCAGTACATGGATCGAAATCCTTTTAGAAATTACAAATTAATTGAAGGTAGAAGGTAATGAGAATGAGAAAACTCACACAGCAGTAGTCTTGGCCGATGTTCTGTTGAGCATAGTTTGGTCCCTTCCTCCGGTCATTCCTCCATCACTGCAGGTATAGTTTCAATTTGAGCACTGTAAGGCACGCATAAACAAAAGGTTTATCTGAGCTTGAACCGGTCCAGTTCAATAAAGAGGAAGGAAATTCCTCTTGTTATTAGCCCCCAGCTTGCAAAATCagaacaaaagcaaaaaaaaagaagGTAATATTAGCTAAACACATATGGAGTAAAAAATCACCGAACTGACTAAGCATTTACTTGGTCTCTGTTTTTCTTCTAACCACCCTGGGTGGTGTATTGGATTTTTAAACGGAGGCAAGCCAGTGCTGTATTCCAACTAAGAAGGGTAGCAGCATGCAACGGGCTAATCTCTGATTGCAGCCTCATTTGGATCTTTAAAATAATTAAATAACAACATCTCGCTAGTTCGATTCTTCTTTATTCCTAAAGACAGTTCGGACTCTTTGAGTTTGAGACTGTACCTATTTGCCTGCTGGGGATGCCGGGATGCTGCCCGTTGCCGAGCGCTCTGTTCCTCGCAAAAGTCATCATAGTGCTGATGGCCGCACTGACTGCTGCTGTCCTCGCAAGACGATTCAGCTCGAATCCCCAAAAATCGAATGGAGTCCACTAGTGTAGATAGAGATAAAACTGACATGACATTTAAAATATAGCATCATTCTTTGTGGAAATTCATTGGTTTCAGTTAAACAGGAATGTACTGGAAGGAGCACATGGACATATGCACTAACCAATCACTGTCGTAAATCACACAAGGAAAAAAATGGCATATAAAAGGCACCGGCCTTGCTGCTCTTTCAATGAATGGACACAATCAATTCCAAGGAGATGACAAATCAATGCACAGCAATAAATCAAGATTGTACATGTAACCATTGTTGCTAACCTAGAGGTATTGGTTTGAACAAACCAACAGACTTTAATTGAGGTTATAGAAAAATAAATATTGAAGGCAATAAAAGCAGCAAAAGCTTTAGAATCTGCAGTTCTTAATTGCCATAGAAATTATTGTGAGGATCTGTTGCTAAAAAAACGCGAGGGAGAGAGGATCTGGGGGAGGAGCCATGGGacgaaggaggagaagaagagggtgAGTCACCGTCAAATCCAGTCGCCGAGCTtcgccgccactgccgccgccgcataGGCACCTAGGGTTTCGTCGAGCAAAGGAGCGTAAGCTCCCCAGCGGGAGGAGGCATTGAGGAGGCTGCACGGAggatgggggagagggagggggccgccGAGCCCCACCCGCGTCGGCGTACC
This sequence is a window from Miscanthus floridulus cultivar M001 chromosome 10, ASM1932011v1, whole genome shotgun sequence. Protein-coding genes within it:
- the LOC136484872 gene encoding large ribosomal subunit protein eL20-like; its protein translation is MVAHRFHQYQVVGRALPTPTDEHPKIYRMKLWATNEVRSKSKFWYFLRKLKKVKKSNGQILAINEIFERNPTTIKNYGIWLRYQSRTGYHNMYKEYRDTTLNGAVEQMYNEMASRHRVRSPCIQIIKTATVDFKLCKRDNTKQFHNSKIKFPLVYRKVRPPTRKLKTTFKASRPNLFM